In Synechococcus sp. Nb3U1, one DNA window encodes the following:
- a CDS encoding HepT-like ribonuclease domain-containing protein: MPSRDWQNRVRDVLAAIAEIQEFTNEITFEEFQNDRKTIRAVLYNLAIIGEAVRSIPPDVEASHPEIPWDDVRGMRNIVIHEYFQVNLSIIWQTVQEDLVSLEASLQQLINP; this comes from the coding sequence GTGCCTTCTAGAGATTGGCAAAATAGAGTAAGAGATGTACTAGCCGCGATTGCAGAGATCCAGGAGTTCACAAACGAGATAACCTTTGAGGAGTTTCAGAACGACCGAAAAACGATCAGAGCAGTTTTATATAACCTGGCAATTATTGGTGAAGCAGTTCGTAGCATTCCACCTGATGTAGAAGCTTCACATCCTGAAATTCCCTGGGACGATGTGCGTGGAATGCGAAATATTGTGATTCACGAGTATTTTCAAGTGAATCTATCCATTATCTGGCAAACGGTTCAAGAAGACCTTGTTTCGTTAGAAGCTTCCCTTCAACAATTGATAAACCCTTGA
- a CDS encoding nucleotidyltransferase family protein, with protein sequence MQKQEVLTLLEKHQNTLKDFGVKSMMLFGSVARDEARTDSDVDLLVEFDRPVGLLTFVRLKRYLEEILESSVDLGTPDSLKPYLREPVFREAIRAF encoded by the coding sequence GTGCAAAAACAGGAAGTCCTTACATTACTGGAAAAGCACCAAAACACGCTGAAGGATTTTGGCGTAAAGTCTATGATGCTGTTTGGTTCAGTAGCAAGAGATGAAGCGCGAACAGACAGCGATGTTGATCTGCTGGTAGAGTTCGACCGTCCGGTCGGGTTGCTCACCTTTGTACGCTTGAAACGATACTTGGAAGAGATTTTAGAGAGTTCGGTCGATCTGGGTACACCTGACTCCCTCAAACCTTATCTACGGGAACCCGTTTTCCGGGAGGCGATTCGTGCCTTCTAG
- a CDS encoding sulfite exporter TauE/SafE family protein has translation MTWILGHLFAVCIGISLGLLGGGGSVLALPVLVYIMGVPPKPAIAMTLIIVGSVSLLGSIPHARRGNLNLKVAAIFGSATMVGAYLGARMATLPFITSAFQMILFGLSMLVAAGLMIYRSIKAKPESNEDELASIQYIKPACKYCWLWLMTEGIAVGVLTGLVGVGGGFAIVPALVLLGNIPMRQAIGTSLLIIACNSVAGLLGYLGHVSLDWTLTVSFTFLAGCGTVIGAYLAQFVSTKQLQKGFGYFLLAVATFVLIQNRDSLLQGLKKSSAYQQPNNAHAHRPPRVDRL, from the coding sequence ATGACTTGGATTCTTGGGCATCTTTTTGCCGTTTGCATTGGGATCAGTCTTGGCTTGCTGGGTGGTGGTGGTTCGGTGTTAGCGCTGCCTGTGCTGGTTTATATCATGGGAGTCCCGCCGAAACCCGCGATCGCCATGACTTTAATTATTGTTGGGAGTGTGAGCTTATTGGGTAGCATTCCCCATGCACGACGCGGCAATCTGAATCTTAAAGTAGCGGCAATTTTTGGCTCGGCAACCATGGTGGGGGCTTATCTGGGTGCCAGGATGGCTACACTTCCATTCATCACAAGTGCCTTCCAGATGATTCTGTTTGGACTCTCAATGTTGGTCGCTGCTGGCTTGATGATTTATCGATCGATTAAGGCAAAGCCTGAGTCCAATGAGGATGAGCTAGCATCGATCCAGTACATCAAACCTGCCTGTAAATATTGCTGGCTATGGCTGATGACGGAAGGAATCGCTGTGGGCGTTTTGACTGGGTTGGTCGGTGTTGGGGGTGGCTTTGCGATCGTTCCGGCTTTAGTGCTGCTGGGCAATATCCCAATGCGACAGGCGATCGGGACTTCGCTGTTGATTATTGCCTGTAATTCTGTTGCGGGTTTGCTCGGTTATTTAGGGCATGTTTCTTTAGACTGGACGCTGACGGTTTCATTTACTTTTTTGGCTGGCTGCGGAACGGTGATTGGAGCCTATCTTGCCCAATTTGTTTCCACAAAACAACTTCAGAAAGGCTTTGGTTACTTTCTTCTAGCTGTTGCCACATTTGTATTAATACAAAATCGTGACAGCTTATTACAGGGTCTCAAGAAGTCATCTGCGTACCAGCAACCTAACAACGCCCATGCACACCGACCGCCGAGAGTTGATCGATTATGA
- a CDS encoding rhodanese-like domain-containing protein, translating to MTNNTRIQAIDAQTLKQWLDDHAVTLVDVRESAEHATERIPGAKLHPLSQFDPQQLRSVEGKSLVLYCQSGNRSTQAAQKCVAAGFDSVIHLHGGISTWKSAGYGVEKSQNAPISLFRQVQIVAGSLVFLGTVLGVLVSPNFLLLSGFVGPGLVFAGITNTCAMGLLLAKLPYNQRSGNKL from the coding sequence ATGACGAACAATACTCGGATTCAAGCAATTGATGCTCAAACTTTGAAGCAATGGCTCGACGATCATGCCGTTACATTAGTGGATGTACGTGAATCAGCAGAACATGCAACTGAACGGATTCCTGGCGCGAAGCTCCATCCTTTATCACAGTTCGACCCACAGCAACTCCGTTCGGTTGAGGGCAAATCCCTAGTGCTCTACTGTCAATCGGGCAATCGATCGACCCAAGCGGCCCAAAAATGTGTAGCTGCAGGATTCGACTCGGTGATACATCTGCATGGCGGTATTTCCACTTGGAAAAGTGCAGGCTACGGTGTTGAAAAAAGTCAAAATGCCCCGATTAGCCTGTTTCGGCAGGTGCAAATTGTGGCTGGTTCCTTGGTGTTTTTAGGAACTGTTTTAGGGGTGCTAGTATCCCCCAATTTCTTGCTTCTCAGCGGCTTTGTTGGCCCTGGACTGGTGTTTGCTGGAATTACCAACACCTGCGCCATGGGATTGCTACTCGCCAAGTTACCCTATAACCAACGATCTGGTAATAAACTATGA
- a CDS encoding MBL fold metallo-hydrolase, which produces MLFRQLFDRESSTYTYLIADRAAAEAILVDPVLEQVERDLKLLQELGLTLRYCLETHVHADHVTGAAQLRSQTGCLSVVPNQASVACADRFIQDGEMLHVGGVEVQAIATPGHTDSHMAYLVGGTHLLTGDALLIRGCGRTDFQSGNAETLFDSVTQRLFTLPEATLIYPAHDYRGQTVSSVAEEKRWNPRFVGRSRDEFRQFMNELNLPDPQKMMEALPANERCGQTLAIVANTYSI; this is translated from the coding sequence ATGCTATTTCGTCAACTTTTTGACCGTGAAAGCAGTACCTACACGTATCTGATTGCCGATCGTGCGGCTGCCGAGGCCATCCTAGTCGATCCAGTCTTAGAGCAGGTTGAGCGCGATCTCAAGTTACTGCAAGAATTGGGCTTAACCCTGCGCTACTGCTTAGAGACCCATGTTCATGCCGATCATGTTACAGGCGCAGCCCAACTGCGATCACAGACGGGATGTTTGAGTGTGGTGCCCAATCAAGCGTCGGTAGCATGTGCCGATCGATTTATTCAAGACGGTGAAATGCTGCATGTTGGTGGCGTGGAAGTGCAAGCGATCGCCACACCAGGACATACCGATAGTCACATGGCCTATCTTGTTGGTGGAACGCACTTGCTAACGGGCGATGCGCTATTGATTCGTGGCTGTGGGCGCACGGATTTTCAGAGCGGGAATGCTGAAACCTTGTTTGATTCAGTCACGCAACGATTATTCACCTTGCCAGAGGCCACATTGATTTATCCAGCCCATGACTATCGCGGACAGACAGTTTCTTCCGTGGCCGAGGAAAAACGCTGGAATCCGCGATTTGTAGGGCGTAGTCGCGATGAATTTCGGCAATTTATGAATGAACTGAATCTGCCCGATCCACAAAAAATGATGGAGGCATTGCCCGCCAATGAACGATGTGGGCAAACACTCGCAATCGTTGCTAACACCTACTCAATTTAA